The window GATTCTGCTTGCCCCTGCCCTGGCGGCTTTTATTTTTGATCTCCTCAATAAAGACAAGGGGAACCAGTCCTTTGTTGTTCAAAAAACAGCCCTGGCCAGGCAGCGGCTCCGGGATGCTGCCGCAACCGTGTTTTGCGCGCTGGTATGCCTCATTATTGCCCTTCCCATACTGGTTTTTGCGTTTTTGACCTTTGTCCGGAAATATCCTGTCGATATGACCACATCACTTTATAATGTTATAACCAGTCTCGAAATGGGCGCCGGAAAATTCCTCCTCAATTCATTCATAATCGCCCTGGGGGTTTCCGTAATCGGCACTTTTATTTCTTATACCCTGGCATATTTTACGGCCCGCACTCCGGGGAAGACATCCAAACTCCTGCATTTAATTTCTATTACTTCATTGGCAATTCCCGGTCTGGTGCTGGGCCTTTCGTATGTGCTTTTTTTCAAAGCCACATTTTTATACGGGACTATAGCAATTCTTATTTTGGTAAACACCGTGCACTTTGTGGCATCCCCTTATTTAATGGCATATAATTCCCTTGGCAAGCTGAATGCCAATTTGGAGGATGTAGGCTTCACCCTTGGCATTAAACGTTTTGCGATTGTCAGGGACGTGCTTTTGCCCCAGACTAAATTAACGGTGCTGGAAATGTTTTCGTATTTCTTCGTCAATTCCATGATGACTATTTCAGCGGTTTCTTTTTTAAGCACTGTGGGGAATAAGCCCATTGCCCTGATGATAACCCAATTCGAAGCTACCATGCAGCTCGAAAGCGCGGCTTTTGTTTCCCTATTAATCCTCAGCTGCAATTTCCTAATGAAGGGCTTTATCTATTTTTCACGACGCCGTATTATGAAAAGGGAGGGGATGTGATGGAGCTGTCAAGAAACCAGTTCGATATACTCGTATTTCTTGAGGGGCAAAACCCGAATCCTGTTACCCAACGGGGCATCACCAAGCAGGTGGGCCTTTCCGTAGGCACGGTGAATAAAACTCTCTCCCAGCTGGGCGACCTGGGTTTTTGGGATGGATCTGCCATTACCGGCAAGGGCCTTGAAGCCCTGGAGCCATACCGGGTAAAGCGGGCGATCTTCATAGCAGCCGGCTTTGGCTCCCGCCTTGTGCCCATTACCCTTAACACGCCCAAACCCCTGGTGAGGGTCAAGGGCAAGCGGATTATAGACACACTCCTGGATGCAGTGGTTGCGGCGGGGATCAAGGATATCATCATTGTGAGGGGCTATCTGGGCGAGCAGTTCGATCAGCTCCTCTATAAATACCCGGACATCAAATTCCTGGAGAACCCCATTTATAACGAGTCGAACAATATTTCTTCCGTAATGTGCGTGCGTTACCTTATGCAGAACAGCTATTTGCTCGAATCGGATCTCTTCCTCAGCAATCCTGCTCTTATCGCCAAGTATCAGTATTCCAGCAATTACCTGGGGGTTCCCACGGAGCGCACCGACGACTGGTGCTTTGAGACCAAAAACGGCGTTATCGCTAAAATAAAAGTGGGAGGCAAGAATTGCCACCATATGTTCGGCATCTCCTACTGGAATGCCAAAGATGGCGCCAAGCTGGCGGATCATATCAAGCAGGTCTACGACATGCCCGGCGGCAAAGAGCGCTACTGGGATTTGGTCGCCCTGGATTATTTTATAAAGGATTACGATATCGAAGTGCGCGAATGCAGCTTCAATGATATTATAGAGATCGACACTTTCAATGAATTAGAAAAAACTGGATGATACATATAAGGTTTAACCATGAGATTTTTTGCTTTTTTGCTTGGCATCATGCTGATTTTTTCCTCCTGCCAAAAAGCGGTTCAGATACCTTCTGTAGAAAGGGAAGATCTTTTTACCCTTGATATAGGGCGCCTGGAAGATCAGATTGCCCTCTACAACCTGGAAGGCGATCGGGGCATACGGCGCACCGATATGGCCATGAGGGACGGCCTCTTTTATATATCCGACGGGAACGGCGCCAAGATACTGCACTACAATTCCTACGGGGATCTTCTTTTTATGATCCATAACGAAGAAACGAACCCCCCTCCTTTAAGTCTAAAGCCCCTCAAGCCGGACAGCGTGGTAACCCGCTGGGCCACTACCTATCCTCTCCAGGAGCCGGGGGAAATCGCGGTGGATTCCCGGAAGCATATTTATGTGCGCGACAGGCTGCCCTACGAACGGCACAGTTTTGATCCTGAAAGCAAGGCCCTTTTGGACAGCACTATACTCCACTTTGACGAGAACGGCAATTTTGTGGAATACCTTGGACGCGACGGCATCGGGGGAAGCCCGTTCCCCCGCATAGAGGGGCTTTATGTTTCGATTCGGGACGAGCTTGCGGTAGTCTGCCGCCTTCCTACAGGCTGGAACATCTACTGGTTCGAAAGCAACGGGCATTTCCTTTTTATGGTGCAGCTTAAAAACGAGCTGGTGCCGGTACCCAAGGACAGGGATATGGTCATCCCTTCCCTGGACTCCATAAGCGCCGCCCCTGACAGCCGCAAGCTCTATATCAAAGTCGATTATTACCGGGACACCTACGATGAATCCACCAATACCCGTACCGGCAACGAGCCGGATTCGTCGGTGATATGGATCATGAATGCCGAGGACGGCTCCTGGGAAAGGACTGTGGAAATCCCCTTTTTTGAATATACTTATACCGAGAACAACAGGCGCTTTACTACCCGCATGCCCTATTCCATGCTGGGGGTGATACAGGGCGGAAGGATATTCTTTTCTTTCCCTGTGGAAGGCGGGTATTCTCTGCTCATCCTTTCTGCCAATTCCGGGGGCGAGCAGCGCCAGGGCTTTATACAGGTGAACAACGACGAGCTCCAGTTCAACGTGTTCGATCTTTCGGCGGAGGGCATACTCTCGGGGCTTTTGGTTGACGACTGGAATGTCAAGCTGGTGTGGTGGCGCACGGATAAATTTATTGGAGAAGGTTGATGCAAAAATTATTGGTGAGTTCTGACACTGCCCGTAAAATCGATGAGGAAGCTCAAAGCGCCTGGGGTTTCAATACCTTTGCCCTGGTTGAGTCCGCAGGCCGGAGCTGCGCCAGGGTTTTTGTGAAGGCCTTCCCAAAATTTTTCGACAGCCGCATTCCCTCGATTGCCATTGCCGCAGGAAGCGGGAGCAATGCCGCCGATGCCATGGTGATGCTGAGGTATTGGATACTCCAGGGCCTCGCAAGCCCTTCGTCTTCCACAGTGGTAGTGGCGAAGCCCCCCAAAAGGGACGAGAAAAACCCCTATTCGGAAGTTTTTCTGTCCCTCAAAAAAATGGAAGTCCCCATACTGGTTTGGGATGGGGATCTTGGGGAAGCCGCAGGACGGCAGTCCGAAGACGCCCTGGCGAGGGCGGACATCATCATCGACGGGATATTCGGGACTGGCGTTAAAGGGCCGGTCAAAGGCTCCTCCGAGGAGATGATCACGGTTGTCAACGCTCTTAAGCGGGGAACCAGGGCTTATGCAACGGATCAGTATAAAAAGCCTTTTGTTGTTTCCATAGATGTGCCTTCGGGGAATTCGGACGAATGGAAACCCGGCATGCCCATCATGGAGGCGGACGTTACCTTGTCCATAGAGCCCCAAAAAATCTGCCTTTTCAATCCTGCTGCCAGGGCATTCGCAGGGGAAATAATTTCTTTGGGCGATGTGTTCCCCCCGGGGCTCATAAATTCCCATCAAGGGGCGGAGCTTTTGGATTGGGCCAGGGCCCGGAATTTCCTGCCCCGCATAAGGCCCGACGCGTACAAGCACGAAAGGGGCACCCTTGAAATCCGCGCCGGTTCTGTGGGGACTACCGGGGCGGCCCTCATCGCGGCACGGGGCGCCCAGGCTGCAGGGGCAGGGCTGGTGCGGATTTTGGCGGATGACGACATCTACCCCATACTGGCATCCAGGGCGAGCGGCGTTATGGTATCCCCCATTTCCCGGGAAGGGAAGGGGGATCGTTTTAAGCCCGATGCCCTTCTGCTCGGACCCGGATGGGGAAAGGAAGGCGATCGGGCGGAGCAGCTTGCCCAGGCCCTGGAAAAAGAAAAGAACGGCACTCCGGTAATTCTGGATGCCGACGCAATAGCTTTGGCACGGGATGCAGTGTTTCACAAAAATGCCATCCTCACCCCCCACTTTGGCGAATTTGCTGCTTATGTGGGGCTTGAAATCGACAAGGCCCTCAATAATCCTTCAAAAATGCTTTTGGAAATCGCAAAAGAGAAAAAAGCCACCATTATATTGAAGGGCCATATCATCACCATAGCCGGAGCGGACGGCCGTTGGGGTGTGATTGACGGCATGATGCCGGCCTTGGCAGCGGGAGGCAGCGGGGATCTCCTGGCAGGCTTCTGCGGGGCAATGGCTGCCCGCATGGCAAGGAAAGGGGCCTTTGACGGCTATGCCTGCGCTGCCGCGGCGGTTTCTCTCCTCATAGCTGCCGGGCGGCTGGTGGGCCCCAGGTTCATAGACCCGCTGGAGCTTGCGGACAAAGCCGCGGATCTTGCAGGCCAGGCCTGGCTCTGCACAGGGGACAACTAATGGCTGGCAACGAAGAGGGCTCAGGCCCCCGGCAGCCGTCGGAAGAAATAATATTCCATTATTCCCGGGAACACCGCCTGGAACGGGCATCCCAGGCTGTAAGGGATCTGAACAATAGCGCGTCATCCAAGCGGAGCCTTGTCAAGACCATAGCGGGAAGCAGGGGCAATCTCCTTATGCTGCTTTCCATCGTGATCGTATGCATCGCAATGCTGTTTGGTTCAAGGATGAAGGGCAGGCAGACCATGGGTTTTGAGCTGGGGGAAAACACAGTCAGCATGGCGGTTAGAAAATCCGGCGATGGACTTGCCCTGTTCATGGAAAAAAAAGCCCCGAAAGATGGCAATGGCTATACCGGGGCGGTAGGCATTGTCATTTCCCCGCAGGCGGCAAAGCCATCCACGGGGGGAACATCCGAACCCCCTCCCATGCTGACCCATCTTGTTTTTTTCAGCCTTGCGGAAGAGGAGAATTATTCAATAGACCTTCCTTTTGGCGGTACCGATTTCATAGTGGTTGTTCAAACAGACAACGAAAGGCTAAGCCGCAGGCTCAAGGTCAAATAGAGGCACGGATCTATCCTAAATCTTGAAAATGCGCTATAATTATAAAAATGGGGAAGTGAATGATACAATTTTATTTTTTGTCCATATTTTTCAATGTCCTGGCCGGCTACATTCTCATTTCCAATGATGATGCAGATTCCCTTGAGATACGTCCGGGTTTTTCCCTGAAAGATGAAACTGTAAAGCTCGTTATTGGCATACTTGGCATGGTGACCGGAATCCTCAAGCTCCTCTCTTCTGTAGAGGGGGATCTTCCTGTCATCGGCGACCTAATCCCCGCAGTGGTTGGCTTTTTCACAGGCTTCATCCTGGTTATCGAGTACTACAAAGGCCATGCAAATATCGGCGTTGAAGAAGGCGAGAGCTTCAGCCATGTGCTGATTCGCAATAAAAAAATAGTAGGGTATGTTGCCATTGCTGTAGCATCCCTGCATTTCCTCTTCCCCAAGGTGCTGCTCCTCTAGTCATGGCAAATTGCATTGCCAATGAAAAGAGATCCGTGGCAGGGATTGCCTCCGAAGAAAACCGCTTCTTCATAGCCCGCCGTCTTCCGGGCGGCGATATGGGGGGCAAGTGGGAATTTCCGGGCGGCAAAGCTGAAGAAGGCGAGAATGACGAACAGGCCCTTGTCAGGGAATATCTGGAAGAATTCGGCGTTTCCATTGCCATAGGCAGCAAGCTTGCGGAAGCTGAATTCGAGCACAAGGGGAATAAATATACCCTCCACGCATACCGTGTCTATTTCAATTCCAAAAATTTTACCCTCGCAGAGCACAGCGAATGGAGCTGGGCCGGCCTGGAAGAAATTGAAAAAATGGATTTTGCCGATTCGGACTTGAAGCTGCTGCCGGCCTTAAAAATGCAGTTTTGCGGAAAGTCCTAAATTCACTATCATAAAGCCCCCGCCGCCCCCGTCAGGATGCTCGGAATAGTAGGAGCTGGTGCTTGCCTTTTCGTAGGTGCTGCCCCTGGAGCCATTGATGCGCTGCAGATCCGCAGCAAACAGGAATTCCCATCTCCTTGAGGGAGAAAAACTTATTTCAGTCCCATATTTTAAAGCCACGCCCCCGTAAAGGTAATCTTCATAGCGCACGATCTTCTGGGACGCCATGTGCTCATCAATGTTGACAGAGCGGATCAGAGGGGTGACGAGGGCAAAAACGCTTATGGAAAAATGCTCTGATCCCTGAAACCCGAACAATAGACCGGGGGAAAGAAGCAGCCAATTTTGCTGATAATTTATTGCCGGCCCATTATGGGGGATTTTGGGCAGGTTTTCATTCCAGGGCTCATCGTATTCATAGTGTTCGTTCAAAGGGGCGTACTGAATATAGCCATCCCGGGAATTCCAGGCCAG is drawn from Leadbettera azotonutricia ZAS-9 and contains these coding sequences:
- a CDS encoding ABC transporter permease subunit encodes the protein MKFERMTGIKLLITVFLLIAVIFPLISMLSYLPGANVSRIVSNPQFRQALINSLSTAGMGTVISILIAYVFAYCIARTGMGRTEIFSVFATVPMLIPSISHGMGLIILLGANGIITRLLGLKTTIYGFWGIVLGGVLYAFPVAFLMLADVLKYEDGSPYEAAEVLGIPRKNRFFAITFPYLRKPLISVVFAVFTMIFTDYGVALMIGGRCTTLPVLMYQEVIGLLNFSKGSVIGVILLAPALAAFIFDLLNKDKGNQSFVVQKTALARQRLRDAAATVFCALVCLIIALPILVFAFLTFVRKYPVDMTTSLYNVITSLEMGAGKFLLNSFIIALGVSVIGTFISYTLAYFTARTPGKTSKLLHLISITSLAIPGLVLGLSYVLFFKATFLYGTIAILILVNTVHFVASPYLMAYNSLGKLNANLEDVGFTLGIKRFAIVRDVLLPQTKLTVLEMFSYFFVNSMMTISAVSFLSTVGNKPIALMITQFEATMQLESAAFVSLLILSCNFLMKGFIYFSRRRIMKREGM
- a CDS encoding sugar phosphate nucleotidyltransferase codes for the protein MELSRNQFDILVFLEGQNPNPVTQRGITKQVGLSVGTVNKTLSQLGDLGFWDGSAITGKGLEALEPYRVKRAIFIAAGFGSRLVPITLNTPKPLVRVKGKRIIDTLLDAVVAAGIKDIIIVRGYLGEQFDQLLYKYPDIKFLENPIYNESNNISSVMCVRYLMQNSYLLESDLFLSNPALIAKYQYSSNYLGVPTERTDDWCFETKNGVIAKIKVGGKNCHHMFGISYWNAKDGAKLADHIKQVYDMPGGKERYWDLVALDYFIKDYDIEVRECSFNDIIEIDTFNELEKTG
- a CDS encoding LIC_12708 family protein yields the protein MRFFAFLLGIMLIFSSCQKAVQIPSVEREDLFTLDIGRLEDQIALYNLEGDRGIRRTDMAMRDGLFYISDGNGAKILHYNSYGDLLFMIHNEETNPPPLSLKPLKPDSVVTRWATTYPLQEPGEIAVDSRKHIYVRDRLPYERHSFDPESKALLDSTILHFDENGNFVEYLGRDGIGGSPFPRIEGLYVSIRDELAVVCRLPTGWNIYWFESNGHFLFMVQLKNELVPVPKDRDMVIPSLDSISAAPDSRKLYIKVDYYRDTYDESTNTRTGNEPDSSVIWIMNAEDGSWERTVEIPFFEYTYTENNRRFTTRMPYSMLGVIQGGRIFFSFPVEGGYSLLILSANSGGEQRQGFIQVNNDELQFNVFDLSAEGILSGLLVDDWNVKLVWWRTDKFIGEG
- a CDS encoding NAD(P)H-hydrate dehydratase, translated to MQKLLVSSDTARKIDEEAQSAWGFNTFALVESAGRSCARVFVKAFPKFFDSRIPSIAIAAGSGSNAADAMVMLRYWILQGLASPSSSTVVVAKPPKRDEKNPYSEVFLSLKKMEVPILVWDGDLGEAAGRQSEDALARADIIIDGIFGTGVKGPVKGSSEEMITVVNALKRGTRAYATDQYKKPFVVSIDVPSGNSDEWKPGMPIMEADVTLSIEPQKICLFNPAARAFAGEIISLGDVFPPGLINSHQGAELLDWARARNFLPRIRPDAYKHERGTLEIRAGSVGTTGAALIAARGAQAAGAGLVRILADDDIYPILASRASGVMVSPISREGKGDRFKPDALLLGPGWGKEGDRAEQLAQALEKEKNGTPVILDADAIALARDAVFHKNAILTPHFGEFAAYVGLEIDKALNNPSKMLLEIAKEKKATIILKGHIITIAGADGRWGVIDGMMPALAAGGSGDLLAGFCGAMAARMARKGAFDGYACAAAAVSLLIAAGRLVGPRFIDPLELADKAADLAGQAWLCTGDN
- a CDS encoding (deoxy)nucleoside triphosphate pyrophosphohydrolase; amino-acid sequence: MANCIANEKRSVAGIASEENRFFIARRLPGGDMGGKWEFPGGKAEEGENDEQALVREYLEEFGVSIAIGSKLAEAEFEHKGNKYTLHAYRVYFNSKNFTLAEHSEWSWAGLEEIEKMDFADSDLKLLPALKMQFCGKS
- a CDS encoding omptin family outer membrane protease, which encodes MKNIPAFAVLVIMFVLIPPGTEAESAFGFSIEPSFGILLGKAEEIVYKKPDSDALLSQLLWELRPLVYAGMDLEFGPRRPWIKSGFFAEAAIKYGLPLKTGSIEDRDWQAPGGQTYLTNFSKHDSYLEKNGAIFADLSAGYSWALPWPIYIRAFADFSYIRLAWNSRDGYIQYAPLNEHYEYDEPWNENLPKIPHNGPAINYQQNWLLLSPGLLFGFQGSEHFSISVFALVTPLIRSVNIDEHMASQKIVRYEDYLYGGVALKYGTEISFSPSRRWEFLFAADLQRINGSRGSTYEKASTSSYYSEHPDGGGGGFMIVNLGLSAKLHF